One Fusarium falciforme chromosome 12, complete sequence DNA window includes the following coding sequences:
- a CDS encoding D-malate dehydrogenase gives MTGKSLKIAVIPGDGIGIEVMPYGVRCLQAAAQKFNLSLEFEEFDFASCDYYEKHGSMLPDDWKETLTKFDAIYFGAVGMPDQVPDNVSLWGSLLKFRREFDQYINLRPCRLMPGIASPLAGRKPGDIDFWIVRENTEGEYSSIGGVMFEGTDRETVIQETVMTRVGVDRVLRYAFDLAQSRPRKKLTSATKSNGISITMPYWDARVREMQKNYPDVAVDKYHIDILTAHFVQRPQIFDVVVGSNLFGDILSDLGPACTGTIGVAPSANINPTGGFPSLFEPVHGSAPDIFGKGIANPIGMIWAGQMMLSHFGFNDAADAMLKAIESVLARSDKEVVTADIGGKGNTQSLGEAIEKEILSA, from the coding sequence ATGACTGGAAAATCGCTCAAAATCGCCGTCATACCCGGGgacggcatcggcatcgAGGTAATGCCGTACGGAGTGCGATGTCTCCAAGCCGCGGCCCAAAAGTTCAACCTGTCTCTCGAATTCGAAGAATTTGACTTTGCCAGCTGCGACTACTATGAGAAGCATGGCTCCATGTTGCCCGACGACTGGAAGGAGACGCTCACCAAGTTCGATGCCATTTACTTCGGAGCCGTGGGAATGCCGGACCAGGTGCCCGACAACGTCAGTCTCTGGGGAAGTCTACTCAAGTTTCGTCGCGAGTTTGATCAGTACATCAACTTGCGTCCTTGCCGCCTCATGCCTGGAATTGCTTCTCCCCTTGCTGGCCGCAAGCCAGGCGATATTGACTTCTGGATCGTGCGGGAAAACACGGAAGGAGAGTACAGCAGCATCGGAGGAGTCATGTTTGAGGGTACAGACAGGGAGACGGTTATTCAAGAGACTGTCATGACTCGAGTCGGCGTGGATCGGGTTCTTCGATATGCCTTTGACCTCGCTCAAAGCCGCCCGCGCAAGAAGTTGACGAGTGCTACCAAGAGCAACGGCATCAGTATCACCATGCCTTATTGGGACGCTCGCGTGCGCGAGATGCAAAAGAATTACCCCGATGTCGCTGTCGACAAGTACCACATCGACATCCTCACAGCACACTTTGTACAACGTCCTCAAATCTTCGACGTTGTGGTTGGAAGCAATCTCTTTGGAGATATCCTGTCGGACTTGGGACCTGCTTGCACCGGGACCATCGGAGTTGCACCCTCTGCAAACATTAATCCCACTGGAGGATTCCCCAGCTTGTTCGAGCCGGTTCATGGGAGTGCCCCGGATATTTTTGGCAAGGGAATTGCGAATCCGATCGGCATGATCTGGGCGGGCCAGATGATGCTCTCCCACTTTGGTTTCAATGACGCTGCGGATGCCATGTTGAAGGCTATTGAGAGTGTTCTTGCTCGGTCTGACAAGGAGGTGGTGACGGCGGACATAGGAGGAAAGGGAAATACCCAGAGCTTGGGCGAGGCTATCGAGAAGGAGATTTTGTCCGCTTAG
- a CDS encoding AB hydrolase-1 domain-containing protein, whose product MFEGFQSFDVKTSNDSVTINGIRSGDSSSSKPPLLLLHGFPQTLHIWHRVAPQLLDKYTLILIDIRGYGKSSKPENVSAYVKSAMARDCIDVMDSLGFTDFYVCAHDRGARVAHKLCVDYPDRVRKVILLDICPTLSMFTKTDFDFAKAYFHWFFLIQDAPLPEMMIAGRSRQFAEVFMGGRQKDGLKFFDPECFDFYAKSLEDEATVHAMCNDYRASATLDLDEAREDLKQGRRIRSPLLVLWGKHGVIEKCFDAVKEWKDVTEPGVPVEGYSVESGHYIPEHAPGEVVSAVLKFFK is encoded by the coding sequence ATGTTTGAAGGATTCCAATCTTTTGACGTCAAAACGTCCAACGACAGTGTCACTATCAATGGGATAAGGAGCGGtgactcgtcgtcatcaaagCCTCCGTTGCTGTTACTCCACGGCTTTCCCCAGACCCTTCACATCTGGCATCGCGTTGCGCCTCAGCTCCTCGACAAATACACCCTCATTCTCATAGACATTCGTGGTTATGGAAAGTCTTCCAAACCAGAAAATGTCTCTGCATACGTCAAGAGCGCCATGGCTCGTGACTGTATCGACGTGATGGACTCTTTGGGCTTTACCGACTTCTACGTCTGCGCCCACGATCGGGGAGCGAGAGTGGCCCATAAGCTATGCGTCGATTACCCGGACCGAGTGCGCAAGGTTATTCTGCTCGATATTTGCCCGACGCTTTCCATGTTCACAAAGACCGACTTCGACTTTGCCAAAGCGTACTTTCACTGGTTTTTCCTCATCCAGGATGCGCCACTCCCCGAGATGATGATCGCTGGTCGGTCGAGGCAATTTGCGGAGGTGTTTATGGGAGGACGACAGAAAGATGGGTTGAAATTCTTTGATCCGGAATGTTTCGACTTTTATGCCAAGAGTCTGGAAGACGAAGCGACAGTTCACGCCATGTGCAATGATTATCGAGCGAGCGCAACTTTGGACCTAGACGAGGCCAGGGAGGACTTGAAGCAGGGGCGTAGGATTCGCAGCCCTTTGCTTGTGCTTTGGGGCAAGCATGGAGTCATTGAGAAGTGttttgatgctgtcaaggagTGGAAAGATGTCACTGAGCCTGGCGTGCCCGTCGAGGGCTATAGTGTTGAGTCTGGACACTATATCCCAGAACATGCGCCTGGAGAAGTTGTGTCTGCTGTTCTGAAATTCTTCAAGTAG